One region of Juglans microcarpa x Juglans regia isolate MS1-56 chromosome 7S, Jm3101_v1.0, whole genome shotgun sequence genomic DNA includes:
- the LOC121240338 gene encoding probable xyloglucan endotransglucosylase/hydrolase protein 32 codes for MSLFATMPSHSSYLFMARPLWFLSLCFMISSSSAQGPPSPGYYPSSKINSISFLQGFRNLWGPQHQRADQGSIALSLDKSSGSGFKSLHSYRSGYFGAAIKLQPGYTAGVITSFYLSNNEDYPGNHDEIDIEFLGTTTDKPYTLQTNVYITGSGDSNIIGREMRFHLWFDPTQDYHRYAVLWGPSEIIFLVDDVPIRRYPRKSDSTFPLRPMHVYGSIWDASSWATEDGKYKADYHYQPFIGRYTDFKLGGCAADGSASCRPPSASPYSSGGLSQQQYSAMAWVQGNYMVYNYCRDPKRDHTLTPEC; via the exons ATGTCTCTGTTTGCCACAATGCCATCTCATTCCTCCTATCTCTTCATGGCTCGGCCTCTATGGTTTCTTAGTTTATGTTTCATGATTTCTTCAAGCAGTGCTCAGGGTCCACCTTCACCTGGCTACTACCCAAGTTCCAAAATCAATTCTATAAGCTTCCTTCAAGGCTTTAGAAACCTCTGGGGTCCTCAGCATCAGAGAGCTGACCAGGGCTCAATAGCACTCTCGCTTGATAAGAGCTCAG GAAGTGGTTTCAAGTCACTGCATTCATATCGGTCTGGGTATTTTGGTGCTGCCATCAAGCTCCAACCTGGTTATACTGCTGGGGTCATTACTTCATTTTAT CTTTCAAACAACGAAGACTACCCTGGGAACCATGATGAAATCGATATTGAGTTCCTTGGAACCACAACAGATAAGCCGTATACTTTGCAGACGAATGTATATATCACAGGAAGTGGAGACAGCAATATTATTGGAAGAGAGATGAGGTTTCATCTCTGGTTTGATCCAACCCAAGATTATCACAGATATGCTGTACTTTGGGGACCCAGTGAGATAAT ATTCCTAGTGGATGATGTGCCAATCAGGAGGTATCCAAGAAAAAGCGATTCCACATTTCCACTAAGACCAATGCATGTGTACGGATCGATTTGGGATGCATCATCATGGGCAACAGAGGACGGAAAATACAAAGCCGATTATCACTACCAACCCTTCATTGGAAGGTACACAGATTTCAAGCTAGGCGGTTGTGCTGCCGATGGGTCTGCATCATGCCGTCCACCGTCTGCTTCGCCATATAGCTCCGGCGGCCTGAGCCAACAGCAGTACTCGGCCATGGCATGGGTCCAGGGGAACTATATGGTTTACAACTATTGTCGGGATCCAAAGAGAGACCACACCCTCACACCCGAGTGTTAG
- the LOC121240834 gene encoding uncharacterized protein LOC121240834 — protein sequence MTLHGFSGEVVYWAFPLTLKGAARSWFRGLSSGMIGSFEELVRLFMMQFLASRKRRCPAAYHLMVKQRDDKNLKSYLSRFNQKHMTMDDQDKKIMLTALLGGIWPLNPFMYEIARKTPTTLREFMDRAGEFINAEDTLEALTVPRRSELERAGIKALGQRPNLDNR from the coding sequence ATGACCTTACACGGCTTCTCGGGAGAGGTCGTCTATTGGGCCTTTCCGTTAACTCTAAAAGGAGCAGCCCGGAGCTGGTTTAGGGGGTTGTCATCAGGAATGATAGGAAGCTTTGAGGAGCTTGTTCGTCTCTTCATGATGCAATTCCTGGCTAGCCGTAAGAGGAGATGCCCCGCGGCCTACCACCTGATGGTCAAGCAGCGGGACGACAAAAATCTGAAGTCGTACCTTTCGAGGTTCAATCAGAAACACATGACCATGGACGACCAGGACAAGAAGATCATGTTAACAGCACTCTTGGGGGGTATCTGGCCGCTGAATCCATTCATGTATGAAATAGCACGGAAGACCCCCACCACGCTGAGAGAATTCATGGACCGGGCAGGTGAGTTCATTAACGCAGAAGACACTCTAGAGGCCCTGACGGTCCCTCGACGATCTGAGCTGGAGCGGGCTGGTATAAAGGCATTAGGACAACGTCCCAACCTTGACAACCGCTGA